Genomic window (Apodemus sylvaticus chromosome 22, mApoSyl1.1, whole genome shotgun sequence):
CCCCCTCTCTGGTAAGGGCAGGGTTCTCCCTCTGCTCAGGGCTCAGGCTTAGCCACTCGAGCGAGCGGCTCTCCTCCCGAGCTGGTGGCAGGCAGGTGCTACGTGTCAGTGGGACTTAACTTTCCACAGCAGGATAATTCTTCAAGTCTAGAAGTGGATTTCTGAGCAACTGTTTTATTATGTGTAGAGTGTTCTGCCTCATGTGTACCCTGTGCATGATGCTTTCAGAGCTCAAATGGGATCAAGGCTCCTGAAGCCAAGTCCCTGTGGGCGCTGGGACTTGCCCTTCACCCAGTGCTGCAGTACATGTGCCTGCTCCTGTCAGGGTCGGGGTGACAGGGCAGGCTAAGTGCTCTCTCTCGCTGTTTCCcctcagaagacagaggagggaggaagaggaagaggcagaagcagaagctgcTCTTCAGCACCTCGGTCGTCCACACCAAGTGACACTACTTGCCCAGGCGCCTTCTCCACCGGGTTTCTtctctgtgcttttgttttgctgctgtaatttttaagtatttgagTTTGAACAGATTGATTAGcttggggcggggggaggggctTTCCACAAAGTGAGGGGGAaccaagaaaattttaaatacagTGTATTTTCCAGCTTCCCCTCTTTACACCAAAATAAAGTATTGACACTCACATGAGACGCCTTCCTGACAAGCTTAGTTCATCTGTAGGCTAGCCCTTTTGATTCAGATGTTAATGTTCTCAACCGAAAGTGAATTTCGAGGAGTCCCTTCAGTGTTTTTTGGAGCAGCCCAACGGTTAGCCAGCCCTGCTCTGCTGCAGTTTTCTTCTGGTGAGTGGCTGTGGTGTGGCAGTGGAATATGTGAGGGAGATGTTGTGCCTGTTGACTCTTCTTACCAAGAGAGGTCTGGCCCGTCACAGCCCCTCAGTTTGTTGAAAGGTCTATGGTTATGTGCGTGCCTACCTGTCTGTTGGTCCCTGCGACTGGAGTCACTTTACATTTGCTTGTGAGCCTCCAAGCAGGAGGTGGAAGCTGAGCCCACATCCTCAGCCAGTGCTCTGGATCTCTCCTGAACCCAAGTGCCAGCGGTTTAAAGGAGAGATAGTGTGAGTCCGCAACCATCatgcaggtaggcaggcaggcctgGAGCTAGAAATGCAGCTGGTAGCTTACATCTGAcccacaagcaggaggcagagagctaaTGGAATggtatggacttttgaaaccacaaagtcTCCCCACCCTACGAACACAAAATAACACACCTCATTCAACAAGGCTGCACCTTCCAACTGGAAACCAAAGTATTTAGGTATATGGGAGCTGTTCTCATATCAGCACACCTCGCAAGACCATGCCTCACAGGGGCCAGCTGAAGCCACCTGAGCCATGGTAAACTGGGGCCACCCTGCCATTCACAGTCCTAGGACACAGTGCTAAACCAAGCCGAGATTATTAAGTGTAGTGGTGGTTACTCCCCAGTGTGTCTGCTTCACATGAGCCCACCTCACCCCAACACTCTCTGAGATCCTggaactctagaccaggctggcctcaaactcagatcttgtCTCCCTGGTGTTGATATTAAAGAGGTGTGCCACCCAGCCCAGACTTGCATGAGTTCTTATACTAAGGGTCTAGGAATATTTAAACATTCAAGGCAAGTGCTATAGAGGGCAGAAACCTGGCTGACCGCCAACTCGTTAAGCACCTTTTGTGGTTCAGGAATGTTGCCCTGGAAGCCAACAGTGTTTATtctaccaccccaccaccaccccgaGCTAAGCAGTTACATTCAGAATGTCTGCAGAGTCTTCACGCCATGGACAGAGGTAAGGCAGCAGGCCCTCCACCTCACGCTGACCACCTGTCCTCTGGAGAATTGTGGGACGCTGCAGTGACCTCCCGTAATGTTCGGTTTCCACAAGTGGGCCTGGAAACGGTCACTCCATTGCATCTGTGACCTCCTCACCAGCACTGTCCGAGAGCTCTTCAACGGACTCTCTGTCCAGCAGACAGCTTCTTGAGACAGACTTCCTGATGGCTTCCCGCTCTCCTACAGCAAAGGAAGATgtccttgggcatcatttcacCGCTGAGCCTCCGTCCCTGCTCGCACCCGCCTGGTGCTGCTTACCTTCATCAGTGCAGTtctgcaacaacagcagcagctgcctCCTGTTGTACCGAATCAGGAACTTCTGACAGGTTCTGATGGTACCTGGCACACACAAGAGCTTTTGTGGACAACAGCTTGTGAAGCCGTTACTAGGCgtcaggggtggggagtgggaggaACATCTTGTTCTCTGTGAATAGCAGGAAGACCCACCCACCTAGCAACTGCTCTGAACCTGTTAATCCACGACAACAGCTACCATACACACCACTCATACCTCCCACATGTAACGTGTTGAAGAAGCACGGATAACGGTGTCCTTTGTTCTCCAAATATGTGATGAAAGGAAGAGCTGACCACACGAGCTGGTAGAAATCCTTTCTGCATCGAAGCAGCACTACTCCAGTGTAGGCATTGAGGTATCGAACTACAGGCGGAAAgggaaattggaaaaaaaaatccattcacaGAATTAAAACACAGAAAATCCCTATCATAGGCAAATGTCACGTGGGAAGATGCACACAGTAAAGATTTTTAATCTTGTGATATTTGCACATGTATGCACGATgctccctagaactggagtttcagactaTTTCAGATAGGAATCCTGGGTCTCTGAAAGATCAgcaggtgctcttacccactgagccctccagCTCCACCTAACATTCTTGAAAGTGGCTTTTTTTTTGTCTGCTTGTAGACAGTCCAGTTATGACATCCTGGCTGGGCTGGAACCTGCCACTGCTCCCTGGAGATGCTAGGTCA
Coding sequences:
- the Pop5 gene encoding ribonuclease P/MRP protein subunit POP5, with the protein product MVRFKHRYLLCELVSEDARCRLSLDDRVLGGLVRDTIARVHGVFGAAACSVGFAVRYLNAYTGVVLLRCRKDFYQLVWSALPFITYLENKGHRYPCFFNTLHVGGTIRTCQKFLIRYNRRQLLLLLQNCTDEGEREAIRKSVSRSCLLDRESVEELSDSAGEEVTDAME